In the Cydia splendana chromosome 2, ilCydSple1.2, whole genome shotgun sequence genome, one interval contains:
- the LOC134799105 gene encoding mediator of RNA polymerase II transcription subunit 20 encodes MGVTVLQQYPVPENKTGTFVIELLTRRLLALGATQQGQFLVDCESYLSHPQMGSTKTVHILHNSEQPASVFSILESGTKNIHVIADGLFDLLMMKLSQHYTSKKQTKIESKGPRFELGDFCVKLGSVMMNQNFKGILIEVEYRPCVMANAVWGLLREFLQGLLGPSVPVTPPQHLLSRMHEIYTPIDTIHQYLEHFSQYRKLTGLRNA; translated from the exons ATGGGTGTAACAGT ATTACAACAGTATCCAGTGCCAGAGAATAAGACGGGAACGTTTGTAATAGAGCTCCTGACAAGGCGCCTGCTGGCTTTGGGAGCTACGCAACAAGGGCAGTTCCTAGTGGACTGTGAAAGCTACCTGTCTCATCCGCAAATGG GCTCAACAAAAACAGTCCACATTCTCCACAACTCAGAACAGCCCGCTTCGGTCTTCTCCATCCTAGAGAGTGGCACAAAGAACATCCATGTTATTGCTGATGGTCTGTTCGATCTTTTAATGATGAAGCTCTCTCAACACTATACTTCGAAAAAGCAGACCAAGATTGAGAGCAAAGGACCTAGGTTTGAGTTGGGAGATTTCTGTGTAAAACTTGGATCTGTTATGATGAATCAGAATTTTAAGGGGATCCTTATTGAG GTTGAATACAGGCCGTGTGTCATGGCGAACGCAGTCTGGGGTCTCTTACGGGAATTCCTCCAGGGCCTGCTCGGCCCTTCGGTGCCCGTGACCCCGCCGCAGCACCTCCTAAGCCGCATGCACGAGATATACACACCCATTGACACTATTCATCAGTACCTTGAGCACTTTAGCCAGTATAGAAAACTCACAGGGCTCCGGAATGCTTAG
- the LOC134802213 gene encoding uncharacterized protein LOC134802213 encodes MSLLQQIPYKEYAKVIGSLTLEQCEVIATLANVKVSFTQTAAPGEVILKALDRYGCSLQKYRQLLTTALNRKVIKTYYKPEAKVAVLIANDKYQHLSKLITPSIDCGSLATHFKDMGFIVVTIKNTVSEDLKGILAELFDLIPENSYCFVFYAGHGCELCNTKCMLGVDCPPEDIQLGHCVTENFVLREVNKCKPELSIMIMDMCRLSLNRNVNPEIFTAISDVEEYTIHKNSLVAYSTQSAHSAYEVLQIECSQSLDNITYELKPGDTEKIVPQGSQYVNALCERLADGLDVSALLDKVHEDVETSTKKQRPIKLQCGVVKRSLYDPASGDNAELINELQALCNIYEEHCTLL; translated from the exons ATGTCGTTATTACAGCAAATTCCGTACAAGGAATATGCAAAAGTAATCGGATCACTAACACTAGAGCAGTGTGAAGTAATAGCTACTTTAGCTAACGTAAA GGTAAGTTTTACGCAAACAGCTGCACCTGGTGAGGTTATATTGAAAGCTTTAGACAGATATGGCTGTTCCCTGCAAAAGTACAGACAACTACTCACGACGGCACTCAACAGAAAAGTCATCAAAACTTACTACAAACCTGAAGCTAAAGTTGCTGTTCTAATAGCCAATGACAAATATCAGCATTTATCCAAGTTAATCACTCCATCCATAGATTGTGGCTCGCTAGCTACTCATTTTAAAGATATGGGTTTTATTGTAGTCACTATTAAAAATACTGTCAGTGAAGATTTAAAAGGAATTCTGGCGGAACTATTTGATTTGATACCAGAGAATAGTTACT GCTTTGTATTCTATGCCGGCCATGGTTGTGAACTTTGCAACACAAAATGCATGCTTGGTGTGGATTGTCCCCCTGAAGACATCCAGTTGGGCCACTGTGTGACAGAGAACTTTGTGCTCCGAGAGGTCAACAAATGTAAGCCGGAGTTAAGCATCATGATCATGGATATGTGCAGGCTTAGTTTAAATAG GAATGTGAACCCTGAAATCTTCACTGCCATATCAGATGTTGAAGAATATACCATACATAAGAACTCCCTTGTTGCCTACTCAACTCAATCAGCGCATTCAGCATATGAAGTTTTACAGATAGAATGCTCCCAAAGCTTAGATAATATTACATATGAATTGAAACCAGGCGACACAGAGAAAATAGTGCCACAAGGTAGCCAGTATGTTAATGCATTGTGTGAGAGACTGGCAGATGGTTTGGATGTCAGTGCCTTGTTGGATAAAGTTCATGAAG ATGTTGAGACTTCTACGAAAAAACAAAGACCTATTAAACTTCAATGTGGAGTTGTAAAAAGGTCATTATATGACCCTGCTTCAG GTGATAATGCAGAATTAATCAATGAGCTTCAAGCACTTTGCAATATTTATGAAGAACATTGTAcacttttatga
- the LOC134802222 gene encoding uncharacterized protein LOC134802222, whose amino-acid sequence MNLALRQVLTRQTFRICDRLSYKCLPKQLPITSTSPVIQFRNYCDNNVETRKLPQLMDFPPVVWPSFIKFIKNWMFANLIIRPYFEPEFSLAEFIEASKHAVQVVSEALQKSDFKSLEGLVDKEAIAALKTAISQLSVTQRQLLSIDKEDIFYAFPYQVGVMFDESDKRWVEITMCYHVLRGLKQMQESGDLPPVSLGVQPEYQDKIFILNYRFIREFTKGVEDSWWVNIVNHFQPQSLMRK is encoded by the exons atgaatctAGCTCTAAGGCAAGTCCTCACGAGGCAAACCTTTAGAATATGCGACAGACTTAGCTATAAATGTTTACCAAAACAACTCCCTATAACCTCAACAAGCCCTGTTATACAATTTCGAAACTATTGCGATAACAATGTAGAAACGAGGAAATTGCCGCAGCTGATGGATTTCCCTCCAGTAGTGTGGCCTTCTTTTATCAAATTCATCAAAAACTGGATGTTTGCGAATCTGATTATTAGACCGTATTTTGAACCAGAGTTCAGCCTTGCAGAGTTTATAGAAGCCTCTAAACATGCAGTACAG GTTGTTTCAGAGGCACTCCAAAAGAGTGATTTCAAATCCTTGGAGGGCTTAGTGGACAAGGAGGCCATTGCAGCCTTAAAGACTGCTATCTCTCAGTTGTCCGTCACACAACGGCAGCTGTTGTCTATTGACAAGGAAGACATCTTCTATGCTTTTCCGTATCAG GTTGGAGTTATGTTTGATGAGTCAGACAAGCGCTGGGTAGAAATCACAATGTGCTATCATGTGCTTCGGGGTCTCAAACAAATGCAGGAGAGTGGGGACTTGCCGCCAGTTTCATTAGG TGTCCAGCCAGAATACCAAGACAAAATCTTCATCCTAAACTATAGATTCATCAGAGAATTCACGAAAGGCGTAGAAGATAGCTGGTGGGTTAACATAGTGAACCACTTCCAGCCCCAATCTTTGATGCGAAAATAG
- the LOC134802233 gene encoding CDK-activating kinase assembly factor MAT1 — MDDQACPRCKTTKYRNPSLKLMVNVCGHALCESCVDLLFLKGSGSCPDCNVPLRRSNFRVQLFEDAMVEKEIDIRKRVLKDYNKKEEDFATLREYNDYLEEIETIIFNLMNNIDVVGTNKRIEQYKKENKELINKNKAKIGREELELEEILEIEKQMEELKRSEILRLEQEAKKAKIREKEALIDELMFADGDAKDILNTFAQNAIANKQEAEVVPIVPKVAHFSSGVKFTRGASGQQPLPTFDEGPLYQYEAPIIPDRCGPDAPTIQEIVTGGYLQHVRAENEAEKAGGYSSTLPCLRALQDALAGLYHAS, encoded by the exons ATGGACGACCAAGCTTGTCCACGTTGTAAAACCACTAAGTATAGAAATCCATCGCTAAAATTGATGGTAAACGTTTGTGGCCATGCTTTATGCGAAAGTTGTGTAGATCTACTATTTTTGAAAG gaTCCGGGTCCTGCCCCGATTGCAACGTGCCACTACGACGGAGCAACTTCCGTGTCCAATTATTTGAAGATGCCATGGTTGAAAAAGAAATAGACATTAGAAAAAGAGTATTGAAAGATTATAATAAAAAAGAGGAAGATTTTGCTACTCTAAGAGAATACAATGATTACTTGGAAGAAATAGAaactattatatttaatttaatgaatAATATAGATGTAGTAGGTACTAATAAAAGGATTGAGCAGTATAAGAAGGAAAACAAAGAACTTATTAATAAGAACAAAGCAAAAATTG GTCGGGAAGAATTAGAGCTTGAAGAAATCCTAGAAATAGAGAAACAAATGGAGGAACTCAAGAGATCAGAGATACTCCGTCTCGAACAAGAGGCTAAAAAGGCAAAGATTCGGGAGAAGGAGGCCTTGATTGACGAGTTGATGTTTGCTGACGGTGATGCCAAAGACATCTTGAACACATTTGCTCAAAATGCCATTGCCAATAAGCAGGAGGCTGAGGTGGTGCCTATTGTGCCAAAG GTAGCTCACTTCTCCTCTGGAGTGAAGTTCACAAGAGGAGCCAGCGGCCAGCAACCATTACCAACCTTTGATGAGGGCCCTCTGTACCAGTATGAGGCTCCAATCATACCAGACCGATGTGGGCCTGATGCGCCGACCATTCAGGAGATTGTTACTGGGGGATACTTGCAACATGTTAG AGCAGAGAACGAAGCAGAGAAAGCCGGCGGTTACTCATCGACTCTGCCGTGTTTGCGTGCCCTTCAGGACGCCCTGGCTGGCCTCTACCATGCCAGCTGA